The Caldicellulosiruptor obsidiansis OB47 genome segment TGGGTTTATAATTAAAATACAATCTTTGTAAGATGGTGGGAATATGATAACAGAAAAGATAATGAAACTGAGAGAAAAGCTGGATGAACTGATTAACAGCAATGCTGATTATGAGTCAATATATCATGTCAGTACAGAGCTGGACAAGCTTATTTTGGATTATTACAAAGAAAAGAACGAGGTTGTGATTAACAAGTTCATTAAAAAAGAAGGGAATGTATAAAAAACTTTATTTTGACATAAAAGAAGCTGATAGCGGGGGGCAAATTACAACGCTTAAGTTAGCTTTTAGAATACAGAAAAATAGGGCAGGTGAAAATCTGTCCTATTTTTTTTTCGTTTGTTGAAGGATTTTTCAACTTGGTATAGAATATTTTTATAAAGTGGTGCAAAGTGGAGTAAAGTGGTTTTAATGCTGATAGGAGAATACAAGCATGTGGTAGACAGTAAAGGTAGAATAATTCTCCCTTCTAAATTCAGAGAAGAGCTTGGTGAGAGATTTATACTTACAAAAGGTCTTGACAACTGTCTTTTTGGTTATTCTTTAAAAGAGTGGGCTGTGCTTGAGGAAAAGCTCAAGAAACTTCCACTTACAAGCAAAGAAGCACGAACATTTTTGAGATTTTTCTTTGCGGGGGCCTGTGAGTGCGAGGTTGACAAACAGGGAAGAATTCTCATTCCCCAGAACCTCAGAGAGTACGCAGGTATTAAAAAAGAGGTATTTATAATTGGTGTCATGACGAGAATAGAAATATGGAGCGAGGATAACTGGCTCAAAGAAATGACCAATGAGGACCTTTCGGTTGATAGAATAGCACAAAAAATGGAGGAGCTGGGTATATAAGTTTTAGAAGGAGTAGGGGAAAGTTTGATGTATGAACACATGCCGGTACTACTTGAAGAGTCGGTGTTTTTTCTTGTTACAAATCCGGATGGAATTTATGTTGATGCTACTTTTGGACTTGGTGGACACTCAAAAAGAATTCTTGAAAAGCTTTCTAATAAGGGTTTTCTTATTGCCATTGACAGGGATTTGGAAGCAATTGAGCTTGGCAAGAGAAAATTAGAAGTACACAAGAATGTAAAGATTGTGCATTCTTCCTTTTCAAAATTGGATGAGGTGCTGAAAGGTTTAGGAATTGAAAAGATAGACGGAATACTTTTCGACTTTGGAGTTTCCTCTTTGCAGCTTGACAAGCAAGAGAGAGGTTTTTCGTATAATCAAGAGGCGTTTTTGGATATGAGAATGGATACGACATCAAAACTTACAGCATATGATGTTGTTAATTTTTACTCAGAAAAAGATTTAGAAAGAATAATCAGAGAGTATGGCGAAGAAAGGTTTGCAAGGAGGATTGCAAAAGCTATTGTTGAAAGAAGGAGTAAAAAACCTATTGAAACCACAACAGAGCTGAGCAATTTAATTTCTTCTTTGGTGCCAAGGCCAAAGGACGGGTCACACCCTGCACAGAGAACTTTCCAGGCCATCCGAATAGAGGTAAACAGTGAGCTTGACGAGATAAAAATTGCGCTTGAAAAGAGTTTGAGATTTTTGAGATCTGGTGGAAGGATATGCGCAATTTCTTTTCACTCTCTTGAGGACAGAATAGTAAAAGAGTTTTTCAAATTTCACTCTCTTGAGTGTGTCTGTCCGAAAGACATTCCTATCTGCGTATGTGGCAAGAAAAAA includes the following:
- a CDS encoding Spo0E family sporulation regulatory protein-aspartic acid phosphatase, which gives rise to MITEKIMKLREKLDELINSNADYESIYHVSTELDKLILDYYKEKNEVVINKFIKKEGNV
- the mraZ gene encoding division/cell wall cluster transcriptional repressor MraZ, which produces MLIGEYKHVVDSKGRIILPSKFREELGERFILTKGLDNCLFGYSLKEWAVLEEKLKKLPLTSKEARTFLRFFFAGACECEVDKQGRILIPQNLREYAGIKKEVFIIGVMTRIEIWSEDNWLKEMTNEDLSVDRIAQKMEELGI
- the rsmH gene encoding 16S rRNA (cytosine(1402)-N(4))-methyltransferase RsmH, whose translation is MYEHMPVLLEESVFFLVTNPDGIYVDATFGLGGHSKRILEKLSNKGFLIAIDRDLEAIELGKRKLEVHKNVKIVHSSFSKLDEVLKGLGIEKIDGILFDFGVSSLQLDKQERGFSYNQEAFLDMRMDTTSKLTAYDVVNFYSEKDLERIIREYGEERFARRIAKAIVERRSKKPIETTTELSNLISSLVPRPKDGSHPAQRTFQAIRIEVNSELDEIKIALEKSLRFLRSGGRICAISFHSLEDRIVKEFFKFHSLECVCPKDIPICVCGKKKELNIITKKPITPSKEEIEKNKRSHSAKLRVAEKV